The segment CCGAGCGCTGCGCATCTGGTGTTCGTGCTCGCCCCATTCGTAGTCAATGCGCACGCTTGTGAGCGGATGGTTCGCACCGTCGCGAAAGACGAAACCATTGTCGAGCACTCGGCCGTCTTCGAACGTCTGCATCAGATTGAAACTCCAATCACGTCCGAGCTGACCCGCGAGCCAGTTCCAACCTTCGAGCCGCTGCCAGTCGCGCACGCCCCACGACTTGTCGCGCTGCCCCAGGGCGTCGATCTCCTGGCGCTGCGAACCGAAGTGCGTCCAGCCGGTGACGCGACCCGATTGTTCGAAGTGCGCGCCCGTCATCGTAGTGGCCAGTTGCGCCCCGTGAGCCCCATAGTCGAACGCGGGCGTGTGAGCTTCGAAGGTCACGTCCATACCACGCTCGCCTTCAATCTGCAGGCGCCAGCGACGCAGCGGTTCGAGCATCGTCACCACCAGATCGCCGGCCCGCATGCCCTTGCCCGGATCCTCATCGCGACAGTCGCCCTCGTGATCGAGATCCGCGGGCCCGTAGAAGAGTTCGAGTTCGCCTTCGCGCAACGAGATCACCAGGCCGTCCGTCTTGCGCGGGTGAAAGCGATACCCCGTACGCGCCAGGGTAAAACTGTGACGCTCGGGATCGGCCCAGTTGAAGTAGAAACTCTCCTGCCAGGCCGGATCGCTCCCGACTTCGTGCAATAGCTCGTCACTATTGTTGATCATCGCCCGCTACCTCCGTTTCCGACACTATGCCAGAGCCAGCGCTATGCGGTTGATGCAGCCGGACGCCCCGACGCAGACATCGGCACTGCTTTCCGTGATACAACGCGGAGCGGATGGGTCAGATCAGCTTCAGTACCAAGCTTGCGTACGGAACCGGCCAGGTCGCCGAGAATGTGAAGAATTCGGGCTTCAACACCTTTCTGTTCTTCTATTTCACTCAGGTGATGGGACTCTCGGGCACACTCGCGGGAGCTGCGGTCCTGGTCGCGCTGGTTTTCGATGCGGTGACCGATCCCTTGGCCGGCTCGCTGTCCGACAACTGGCGCTCCAGGCGCGGCCGACGCCATCCGTTCATGTACGCTGCTGCGCTGCCGCTCGCCGTCACATATTTCTTTCTGTTCTACCCGCCCGAAGGCCTGGGCCAGATCGGTCTGTTCGTCTGGCTGACCAGCTTCGCCATTCTGGTCCGCGGCGCGATGACACTTTATCACGTACCCCACCTGGCCCTGGGTGCGGAACTCTCGACCGACTATCAGGAACGCACCTCGATCGTCGCCTACCGCACACTGCTGTCGGTCCTGGGCGGAGTGGGTGCGACGATCTTGTCCTACTGGGCGTTCTTTCCCGAAACGCCGGAGTTTCCCGATAACGGCTTGTTGAACCCCGCCGGCTATCCGAAGTACGCACTGTTCTGCGGCGTACTCATGATCATCACCATCTGGTATTCGGCGTGGGGCACTCGCAAGGAAATCCCGCATCTGCCCAAAGCCCCCGAGCACCCCGAGCCGTTCTCGTTCCATCGCATCGGCGTGGAGTTCGCTTCGGCCTGGAAGAGTGTCTCGTTCCGCTCGGTCTTCGTGGGTTTTGCCTTATACGGAGTGTTCTTCGGCATCATCACCACCCTGGGAACCCACATCAATGTGTTCCTCTGGGAGTTCGACACCGACAAGATGGGACTCCTGGCGCTGCCGTTCGCTCTCGGCTTCTTCGCGGGAGCCGCACTCGTAGGCCCGGCACACCGCCGCTTCGACAAACGACCCACCTTGATCTTCGTCGCTCTCACATCGTCGATCATCGGCGTTCTGCCGATCGCGTTGCGACTCTTGGGCTTGTTTCCGAGCAACGACTCGCCACTTCTGCTGCCGCTGATCTTCGTCTTTCTGTGCGTCAACATGACGTTTGCAGCGATGGGATTCGTATCGGCGGGCTCGATGATGGCCGACGTGGCCGAGCAACACGAACTCGAGTCCGGCAAGGCGCAACAGGGCATCTTCTTCTCGGCCACATCGTTTTCGGGAAAGCTGGCCTCGGGAATGGGTCACGCGGTGGCGGGACTGGGTCTCGACCTGATCGCCTTTCCCCTGCAAGCCGATCCCGGTGAGGTCGGACCCGCGGCCATCCGCAGCCTGGGCGTGCTGAACATCTCCGCGACGCTGATCGCACTCCTGGCGCTCTGGGTACTCAGCTACTATTCGATCGACCGCGCCCAGCAGATGCGCACCCGCACGCTACTGGAAGAGCGACACCTGCCCGGAATCGAGCCATCGCGAGCGGAGTTCGAAGGTGGAGGCGAAGAAGAACTGAGCGAACTGGATCAGGGCTAACCCTGGAGAGCCCACAGCGGCATCTCAGGCACTGCCCAGGATCAGGCCGCTGGTGGGAACACCCGTTCCCGCGGTAACCAATACGTTTTCGACCGAGTCCAACTGGTTCACGGCACTGCCGCGCAACTGGCGAACTGCCTCGGCGATTCCGTTCATGCCGTGGATATAGGCTTCACCCAGCTGGCCGCCGTGCGTGTTGAGCGGAAGCGTTCCATCGAGTTCGATATGGCCGTCGCCGATGAAGTGCCGTGCTTCGCCGCGCTTGCAGAAGCCGAGTTCTTCGAGCTGGGTCAACACGAAGGGCGTGAAGTGATCGTAGATCACCGCGGTGCGGATGTCTTCGGGACGCAATCCCGACATGGACCAGAGCTGGTCGCCAACCAGGCCCATCTCCTGAAGACCCGAGATGTCGTCGCGGTAGTAGCTGGTCATCGACTCCTGATCAAAACTCGCGCCTTGTGCGCTCGCCTTGATCAGGCTGGCGGGATGCCGTAGATCGCGCGCGCGTTCGGCGCTGGTCACGACCAGCGCGACGGCACCATCACTTTCCTGGCAGCAGTCGAGAAGGTGCAGTGGCTCGACGATCCAGCGCGAGTTCTGGTGTTCTTCGAGCGTGATTGGACGTTCGTAGAACCAGGCCTTGGGATTGCTCGCGGCGTGCTTGCGGTCCGCGACCGCGATCCGCCCGAAGTCCTCGCTGGTCGCGCCGTAGGTGTGCATATAGCGACGCGCAAACATCGCGACCCAGGCGGCCGGAGTGACCAGTCCGAAGGGCGCGTACCAGTCGGTGGGAAACTCGGCGTTCATATCGGGAGTGGGGCCCTGGCGACCCGCGCCAAAGCGCCGCCCGGAACGTTCGTTGAAGGCGCGGTAACAGAGCACAGCCTTGGAGACCCCGGTCGCCACCGCCATGGCCGCCTGCTGAACCGTTCCGCAGGCAGCACCACCGCCGAAGTGGACGCGACTGAAGTGCGTGAGCTGTGGAACACCCAGACCGCGCGCGACCGCGATCTCTTCGTTGGAGTCCATCGTGAACGTCACCATGCCGTCGATGTCGGACGGCTCGAGACCGGCATCGTCAATCGCGGCTTTCGCGGCCTCCAGCGCGAGTTGCAACTCGGTCCGGCCCGACTCCTTCGAGAATTCGGTGGCCCCGATGCCGACGATGGCCGCGCGACCGGACAGCCCAGCGCTCACGCTGCACTCGACAGGGGAAGGCTCAGACGGACGGTGCCCTTCACGTGGTCTCCCAGGCCGTTCCGGCCGCGAACCGAGATCTCGATCCGGCCGCGTTCCCCGACGACTTCTTTGCTCTCGACCACACCCGTCATGCGCATCTCGTCGTTCGGGTAGTTGGGCACTCCCAGGCGAATGGCCACCCGCTCCAGAAGGGCTTCGGGCCCGGTCCAGTCAGTCACATAACGTCCGACAAAACCGTTGGTCGACAGGATGTTCATGAAGATGTCCTTCGAACCGCGCTCCTGCGCCAGATCGCGATCGTGATGCACATCCTGGTAGTCGCGAGAGGCCATCGCAGTCGAGATGATCAAGGTAGGCGTGAGTTCGATCACGAGTTCAGGCAATTCCTGTCCGACGCTCACCTCTTCGAAACTGCGGGTGCTTCCCAGAACGCTCATCTTGCGGCCTTTCCCGCTTCCGAAATCCGTTCTTGGGTACCGGACACAGGTCGCCATGCGGGCAGGTTCCAGGCGTCATCGATGCGCACGAAGTCGACCTCGACCGGCATCCCGACGTACAGGTCGTGCGGATCCCCACTCACATTCCCCACGATCCGGGTGCCCTCGGCGAGTTCGACCAACGCCACGGCAAACGGTGCCTCGAAGCCGTAGACGCGTGGGTGGTGGTGAATCACGTAGCTGTAGATCTCGCCGCGTCCGGAAGCCCGGATCGAGTCCCACGAAAACGAGTTACAGGCCGAGCACATCGGCCTTGGGGGATGCCGCAACTGATCGCAATCCGCACAACGCTGAATCCGGAGTTCGGCGTTTTCGACGCCTTCCCAGAAAAAGCACGAGTCGGAATTCGCGGTCGGACGCGGCGGTCGCGGCGCGCTCACGCGGTTCCGCCCTTGCGCGGCTTGAACCAGAAGATGCGGAAGTGCATCTCGGCCACGGTTGCGCCGCTCTGATCGCGATACGTAGTCTTGGTGGTAACGAAGTAACCGTCTCCGAGCGCGGTCTTCTTTTCGCCGGTCACCGATTCGAGCAGGTTCTCGGTGGTCACCAGGTCGCCGGGTTTCAGATAGCGCATGTATTCCTGCTCGCAGTCCGTAGCAACCACCGATGTGTAGCCCGCCTTGTTGAGCAAGGCCGCCGGACCGGCCTTGCGCGCGGCGATGATGGCTGCGGCGGCGGGTCCGCGTTCGAGTCCGCGCATGCTCCAGGCCTGAAGCATGGTGGGTGGCGCCACGATTCCACCGTGCAGCGACTCCGCGGCCGCTGCGGGATCGGTGTAGACCGGGTTCGCATCGTCAATCGCGTCGCACCAGTGTCGGATCATCGGCTGGTTGACCGGATCGCGCGCGGGAGGCTCGAGCGTCGGGCGGCTCTCTGCAACCAACTTCTGAAGCGCTTCGTCGAGATTATGCAGCGAGTCCGTCACGAGATCTGAATTGTACTCGAAACCTTTCGCCGTCCGTCGACGGCCCATCTCGCGTGGTAGACTCGCCCGGCAACGCGGGTTCGCAATCGACCCGCTAAAGGCCCTGAACCCAGGAGACGGAAGCCATGGACCTCGTACCGGTCGTCGACATCCAGAACCCCGAGAAGACGTCACTCGAAGCGCTGAGCAACGCGTGCGCGAATCACGGCTTCTTCCAGATCTCCGGTCACGGTCACGACAAGTTGATCGATCGCATGTGGGACGAAACGCGCCGCTTCTTTGCAGAGCCGAGCGAAGTCAAGAACTCCGTGCGCCGCACCCAGGACATGCCACTGGGCTACTACGACCGGGAACTGACCAAGCGCAAACGCGACTGCAAGGAAGTCTTCGACATCATGGCTCCGGGCGGTCGCGGCCGGACCGACCGCAATCGCTGGCCCGAAAACCTGCCCGGGTTCCGCGAGACCCAGGCCGAGTTCTTCGATGCCTTCAGTGAACTGGCCGAAGAGACGCTACGGGTGATTCACCGCTCGCTCGATCTGCCCGACGAGATCATCACCACTCACAAAGGCAACTCCGCAGTGAGCACCGTGCGCTTGAATCACTACACGGTCGAGGATCCGGTCGCGGGTGACTCGTCTGAACTCGCCGAACTCGCCGACGTCTCGCTGGGGGATCACACCGATCCCGGCGTGCTGACGCTGCTCTTGCAGGACAATACGGGAGGCCTCCAGGCCCTGGGGCGCGATGGCAGCTGGATCGACGTTCCCCCGACCCCCGGCCTGGTCGTCGTGAATATTGGCGACATCCTGCAGGTCTGGACCAACGATCGCTATCGCGCTTCGGTCCATCGGGTCACCCGGATGACTCGCTCCTCTCGCCTCAGCATCC is part of the bacterium genome and harbors:
- a CDS encoding MFS transporter yields the protein MGQISFSTKLAYGTGQVAENVKNSGFNTFLFFYFTQVMGLSGTLAGAAVLVALVFDAVTDPLAGSLSDNWRSRRGRRHPFMYAAALPLAVTYFFLFYPPEGLGQIGLFVWLTSFAILVRGAMTLYHVPHLALGAELSTDYQERTSIVAYRTLLSVLGGVGATILSYWAFFPETPEFPDNGLLNPAGYPKYALFCGVLMIITIWYSAWGTRKEIPHLPKAPEHPEPFSFHRIGVEFASAWKSVSFRSVFVGFALYGVFFGIITTLGTHINVFLWEFDTDKMGLLALPFALGFFAGAALVGPAHRRFDKRPTLIFVALTSSIIGVLPIALRLLGLFPSNDSPLLLPLIFVFLCVNMTFAAMGFVSAGSMMADVAEQHELESGKAQQGIFFSATSFSGKLASGMGHAVAGLGLDLIAFPLQADPGEVGPAAIRSLGVLNISATLIALLALWVLSYYSIDRAQQMRTRTLLEERHLPGIEPSRAEFEGGGEEELSELDQG
- a CDS encoding lipid-transfer protein, whose translation is MSGRAAIVGIGATEFSKESGRTELQLALEAAKAAIDDAGLEPSDIDGMVTFTMDSNEEIAVARGLGVPQLTHFSRVHFGGGAACGTVQQAAMAVATGVSKAVLCYRAFNERSGRRFGAGRQGPTPDMNAEFPTDWYAPFGLVTPAAWVAMFARRYMHTYGATSEDFGRIAVADRKHAASNPKAWFYERPITLEEHQNSRWIVEPLHLLDCCQESDGAVALVVTSAERARDLRHPASLIKASAQGASFDQESMTSYYRDDISGLQEMGLVGDQLWSMSGLRPEDIRTAVIYDHFTPFVLTQLEELGFCKRGEARHFIGDGHIELDGTLPLNTHGGQLGEAYIHGMNGIAEAVRQLRGSAVNQLDSVENVLVTAGTGVPTSGLILGSA
- a CDS encoding MaoC family dehydratase, producing MSVLGSTRSFEEVSVGQELPELVIELTPTLIISTAMASRDYQDVHHDRDLAQERGSKDIFMNILSTNGFVGRYVTDWTGPEALLERVAIRLGVPNYPNDEMRMTGVVESKEVVGERGRIEISVRGRNGLGDHVKGTVRLSLPLSSAA
- a CDS encoding isopenicillin N synthase family oxygenase, translating into MDLVPVVDIQNPEKTSLEALSNACANHGFFQISGHGHDKLIDRMWDETRRFFAEPSEVKNSVRRTQDMPLGYYDRELTKRKRDCKEVFDIMAPGGRGRTDRNRWPENLPGFRETQAEFFDAFSELAEETLRVIHRSLDLPDEIITTHKGNSAVSTVRLNHYTVEDPVAGDSSELAELADVSLGDHTDPGVLTLLLQDNTGGLQALGRDGSWIDVPPTPGLVVVNIGDILQVWTNDRYRASVHRVTRMTRSSRLSIPYFYNPQVDATIEPIESLCTDKPHYRSFSWREFIGARIDDNYEDLGVEDTQTMHFRIV